In Streptomyces pluripotens, the genomic window CGGCTGCCCGGCCGGGCCTTGACCAGCCGGGAGACCCGCTCGCTGACACCCGAGCCGAGGTCGACCAGGGTGCGGAAGTCGATGGCGGCGATCTCCTCGTCCAGGATGTGGCGCATCATCGCGGTGTCCGCCTGGGCGGAACCGAGCGCGACCATGGCCTCGTCGCGGTGCAGATCGACACCGAACCGGCGGTCGCCGCGGGCGAGCGGCGCCGCGTTGGCGAAGACGTCGTGGTAGCCGCCGACGCCCCAGGTGAAGAAGCCCAGGGTCCGGGCGGCCTCCTCGCCGACGGCGGTCGCTCGGGCGCGGTCTCCCTGGACGTCGAGGTACCCGAACGACGCCGCGGCCTGGACGAGCGCCCGGAAGACGGCCGGGTCCAGTGCGTTCTTCTCGCAGAACGAGGAAATGCCGAGCGTCCGCTCCGCTGCCAGCTGCTGGAAGACGCCCAGCCGTTCCAGCGCGTGCACCACGTGTGCGCAGATGTAGCCGTTGAACGCGGTGTCCGGATTCAAAGGGGTCAGTGCTTGGCCTTGCCAATCAGCAGGGAATGCGTGTGCCGATAACAATTCGAACCTCTCAGATCTCGCCGCGAGTATCAGGTGCACCGGCGGGAGCGGTGGCGGGTACCGCTCCCGCTCCCGCCGGCGCCGGCGATGGCCGGGGGAGGGGCGGGCGGCCGTGCCGGGCCGCCCGCCGCGGGGAACGTGCTCAGGCCGTCTTCTGCGCCTGGTTGGTGGCGAGGGAGAAGGGCGTGAGGTCGACCTCCGGCTTGGCACCGCGGTACAGGTCGCGGACGATCCGGCCGGCGGTCGGCGCGTGGGCCAGGCCGTGGCCAGTGAAGCCGGCCGCGAAGAGGATCCGCTGGTGCTCGCCCGCACCCTGGCCGATCAGCGCCGACTTCGTCGGGGTGACGTCCAGCGTCCCGGTCCAGGCACTGTGCAGCTTGGCGCCCGCCGCCTTCGGGTACCACTTGGGCAACTCGTCGACGGCCGCCTCGAACCAGACGTCCCGCATGCCCTCCTGCTTGGAGATGCGCTCCAGGCCGACGAGGAATCCCTTGCCCCGCCCCATCGTCTTCAGGCCGGAGACCGGGTGGAAGGTGAAGGGCGTGTCGGTGTCGTGGTCGCAGATCGGGTCGGTGTACAGCAGCTCGGCGAACTGGCCCCAGACCGGCAACTCCATGCCGGCGAGCTTGGCCACGTCGCCGCCCCACGGCCCGGCCGCGATGACCAGTGCGTCCGCGGTGAACTCGCCTGCGGTGGTGGACACCTGGCCGGTTCGGGCGTCGATACCGGTCACTTCGGTGCCGGTCAGCAGCCGGGCACCCAGCGTCGTCGCCGCGTCCGCGTACCCCTTGACCAGCGCTTCCGGCGCGACGCGGTAACACTCCGGGGACCAGACCGCAGCCTCGATCGTCCCGGCGTCCAGCCAGGGGTTGTACTCGACAGCCTGGGCGGGGGTGAGCAGTTGGACGTCGGCGCCCACCTCGCGGTGCGCCGGCAGCAGTGCCTCGATCTCGGCCGCCTGCTCAGGGCTGGTGAGCACCGTGAGCAGCCCGAGGTGCTTCAGCCCGAGGTCGGTGTTCATCGTCGCCGCGAACGCGTTGAACTCGGGCAGGCTCCGGACCGCCAGTTCGGTGTCGTGCGGCTTCTTCGGGAAGTACGTGCGAAACGCCCGCGCGGTCTGTGCTGTGGTGGCCGTGCCGAACTGGTCCTTTTCCAGCAGGAGCACGTCGATGCCGGCCTTGGCGCAGTGGTAGGCGATGGACACGCCGATCACGCCGCCGCCTATGATCAGCAGTTCGGTGGAGTTCTTCCGGTCAGGCATGCGCACTCCTCGTGATGGTCGGACGGAACGTCCAGGTGTCGCCCTCCAGTTCCCACGGGAACAGCTGCAGGTTCCAGGCGCCGAGGGCGTTGGTGTAGGTGGCCATGTGGGAGAGCAGTGCGATGAAGTCCTCCTTGGAGGTGGTCTCCTCGATGACGGCGACCACCTCCTGGGTGAGGTTCCACAGCGTGTTCAGCCCGCAGTAGCCAAGGAATTCGGTGGGTTTGACGAGCAGGATCCTGGCCATCTCGACCAGTGCGGAGAGTGGCACGTCGGTCAGCCGGGCGGCCCGCACCAGTCCGGTGTGGGACACATAGCCCAGCGGCCGGGTCTCGCCGTTGATGCAGACGAGCGTGGTCAACACCGAGTTC contains:
- a CDS encoding SAM-dependent methyltransferase encodes the protein MNPDTAFNGYICAHVVHALERLGVFQQLAAERTLGISSFCEKNALDPAVFRALVQAAASFGYLDVQGDRARATAVGEEAARTLGFFTWGVGGYHDVFANAAPLARGDRRFGVDLHRDEAMVALGSAQADTAMMRHILDEEIAAIDFRTLVDLGSGVSERVSRLVKARPGSRGIGIDISRPATELAHETIAGYGLRGTVQPVCADVLDILFKEQEVDGSDAADVVMSFMFLHDLLAGPERREEVIPRLRKAFPQAHTFLLADTTIRPRSEGEDSRLPVFSSGFELAHALMGVPIYTREEYEQLFQRGGMQLRRTVPFGVPHTYLFVLEAS
- a CDS encoding NAD(P)/FAD-dependent oxidoreductase — translated: MPDRKNSTELLIIGGGVIGVSIAYHCAKAGIDVLLLEKDQFGTATTAQTARAFRTYFPKKPHDTELAVRSLPEFNAFAATMNTDLGLKHLGLLTVLTSPEQAAEIEALLPAHREVGADVQLLTPAQAVEYNPWLDAGTIEAAVWSPECYRVAPEALVKGYADAATTLGARLLTGTEVTGIDARTGQVSTTAGEFTADALVIAAGPWGGDVAKLAGMELPVWGQFAELLYTDPICDHDTDTPFTFHPVSGLKTMGRGKGFLVGLERISKQEGMRDVWFEAAVDELPKWYPKAAGAKLHSAWTGTLDVTPTKSALIGQGAGEHQRILFAAGFTGHGLAHAPTAGRIVRDLYRGAKPEVDLTPFSLATNQAQKTA